From the Nocardiopsis changdeensis genome, one window contains:
- a CDS encoding NADH-quinone oxidoreductase subunit M, with translation MIPWLTIAIALPAIGAVLVWALPRTGAGGRAPAASAAAVASEGGGGTATAVRAPAATASGAASAENAKRITLGFSLATLAVLVAMSLRFDTSNAGSLQFVEEYPWIPRFGVHFAVGVDGIALTLILMSAVLVPLVVLAAWREHDDREDGGRGYFALILALEAMMIGVFAATDVFLFYVFFEAMLIPVYFMIGRYGRGDERARAAVKFLLYSLAGGLVMLVAVIGVFVHGGTFLWADLVGEDGALAALDPSTARWLFLGFFIAFAIKAPMWPVHTWLPQAAGASRPGTAVLLVGVLDKVGTYGMLRYCMELFPAAVSWFVWPVVVLSLVSIVYGAILAIGQTDMMRLVAYTSISHFGFITLGIFAMTAQAQTGAALYMVNHGFATGALFLVVGLLVARRGSSRIEDFGGVQNAAPKLAGVFLVTGLAGLALPGLAPFVSEFLVFVGVYAFSPAPALIAVIGVVLAALYILWMYQRTMTGPTADSVSGFKDLSAREAWAVGPLLALIIAFGLYPQPLLDAIEPAAERTVVATVDSAEEGGAE, from the coding sequence ATGATCCCCTGGCTCACCATCGCGATCGCGTTGCCCGCGATCGGCGCCGTGCTCGTCTGGGCGCTCCCGCGCACCGGTGCGGGCGGCCGGGCGCCGGCCGCGTCGGCCGCCGCCGTCGCGTCCGAAGGGGGCGGCGGCACCGCCACGGCGGTCCGCGCCCCCGCGGCCACCGCCTCCGGGGCGGCCTCCGCCGAGAACGCCAAGCGCATCACGCTCGGCTTCTCCCTGGCCACCCTGGCCGTCCTGGTCGCCATGTCCCTGCGCTTCGACACGTCGAACGCGGGCTCCCTCCAGTTCGTGGAGGAGTACCCGTGGATCCCCCGCTTCGGGGTCCACTTCGCCGTCGGGGTGGACGGCATCGCCCTCACCTTGATCCTCATGTCGGCGGTCCTGGTCCCGCTGGTGGTCCTGGCCGCCTGGAGGGAGCACGACGACCGGGAGGACGGCGGGCGCGGCTACTTCGCGCTCATCCTGGCCCTGGAGGCCATGATGATCGGGGTCTTCGCGGCCACCGACGTCTTCCTCTTCTACGTGTTCTTCGAGGCCATGCTCATCCCGGTCTACTTCATGATCGGGCGGTACGGGCGCGGCGACGAGCGGGCCCGGGCGGCCGTCAAGTTCCTGCTGTACAGCCTCGCCGGCGGCCTGGTCATGCTGGTCGCCGTCATCGGGGTGTTCGTCCACGGCGGCACCTTCCTCTGGGCCGACCTGGTCGGGGAGGACGGGGCGCTGGCCGCCCTGGACCCGTCCACCGCGCGCTGGCTGTTCCTCGGCTTCTTCATCGCCTTCGCGATCAAGGCGCCGATGTGGCCCGTGCACACCTGGCTGCCGCAGGCCGCCGGGGCCTCCCGCCCCGGCACCGCCGTGCTGCTGGTGGGCGTGCTCGACAAGGTCGGCACCTACGGCATGCTGCGGTACTGCATGGAGCTGTTCCCCGCGGCCGTGTCCTGGTTCGTGTGGCCCGTGGTGGTGCTGAGCCTGGTGAGCATCGTCTACGGGGCGATCCTGGCCATCGGCCAGACCGACATGATGCGCCTGGTCGCCTACACGTCGATCTCCCACTTCGGGTTCATCACCCTGGGCATCTTCGCGATGACCGCGCAGGCCCAGACCGGGGCCGCGCTGTACATGGTCAACCACGGGTTCGCGACCGGGGCCCTGTTCCTGGTCGTGGGGCTGCTCGTGGCCCGCCGCGGCTCCTCGCGCATCGAGGACTTCGGCGGGGTGCAGAACGCGGCGCCCAAACTCGCCGGGGTCTTCCTGGTCACCGGCCTGGCCGGGCTCGCCCTGCCCGGGCTGGCGCCGTTCGTCAGCGAGTTCCTGGTGTTCGTCGGCGTGTACGCGTTCAGCCCCGCGCCCGCCCTGATCGCCGTGATCGGCGTCGTGCTCGCCGCGCTCTACATCCTGTGGATGTACCAGCGCACCATGACCGGGCCCACCGCCGACAGCGTGTCCGGGTTCAAGGACCTGTCCGCGCGCGAGGCGTGGGCCGTCGGTCCGCTGCTCGCGCTCATCATCGCGTTCGGGCTGTACCCGCAGCCGCTGCTCGACGCGATCGAACCGGCCGCGGAACGCACCGTGGTGGCCACGGTCGACTCCGCCGAGGAAGGAGGCGCGGAGTGA
- the nuoL gene encoding NADH-quinone oxidoreductase subunit L, whose amino-acid sequence MQQHTLLAADTGTAVAAEGAVLSNAWLLIALPLAGAAVLLLGGKRTDSWGHLLATALPVGSFVWAALILFDLLGRAQDARSVSVPVYEWFSVGEFTVGADLLVDPLSISFVLLITFVGSLIHVYSIGYMSHDPGRRRFFAYLNLFVAAMLVLVLADNFALLFLGWEGVGLASYLLIGFWQYKPSAATAAKKAFIINRVGDMGLLAAIMIMFTALGAVSFSDVFAAVPGAGNGVLVAIGLCLLLGACGKSAQLPLQAWLLDAMEGPTPVSALIHAATMVTAGVYLIVRAGPVFEAAPAAQTTVAVVGAATMLAGGIIASAKDDIKKSLAGSTMSQIGMMVLAAGLGPVGYVAAIAHLITHGFFKAGLFLGAGSVMHAMDDGVDMRRYGGLARVMPITFATFGLGYLAIIGVPLLSGWWTKESIITEAFGVGGTQGMVLGSAVILGAGLTAFYMSRMFFMTFLGEKRWDEGVHPHESPVSMTAPMVVLSIGSVFLGAFLVFGDRFANFLAPTIGAHPHHFDLAHAFTSPYGLAALGVLVLGVAAAWAVYLRRPVARTAPKGSPVTVAASRELYGNEINEGLFMRPGQVLTKVLSDIEDKVIDGFVNGLGAGVRDSSRGLGRAQTGFARSYALTMLFGAVIVAATLVVRL is encoded by the coding sequence GTGCAACAACACACTCTCCTCGCCGCCGACACCGGGACGGCGGTGGCCGCGGAAGGCGCGGTTCTGTCGAACGCCTGGCTGCTCATCGCCCTGCCGCTGGCCGGCGCGGCGGTCCTGCTGCTGGGGGGCAAGCGGACCGACTCCTGGGGCCACCTGCTCGCCACGGCGCTGCCGGTGGGCTCGTTCGTGTGGGCGGCCCTCATCCTGTTCGACCTCCTGGGCCGGGCGCAGGACGCGCGCAGCGTGTCGGTCCCGGTCTACGAGTGGTTCTCGGTCGGCGAGTTCACGGTGGGGGCGGACCTGCTGGTCGACCCCCTGTCCATCAGCTTCGTCCTGCTGATCACGTTCGTCGGGTCGCTGATCCACGTCTACTCGATCGGCTACATGTCCCACGACCCGGGGCGGCGGCGCTTCTTCGCCTACCTCAACCTGTTCGTGGCGGCCATGCTGGTGCTGGTCCTGGCCGACAACTTCGCCCTGCTGTTCCTGGGCTGGGAGGGCGTGGGCCTGGCGTCCTACCTCCTCATCGGGTTCTGGCAGTACAAGCCGTCGGCGGCCACCGCGGCCAAGAAGGCGTTCATCATCAACCGCGTGGGCGACATGGGCCTGCTCGCGGCGATCATGATCATGTTCACCGCCCTGGGCGCCGTGAGCTTCAGCGACGTGTTCGCCGCCGTCCCCGGCGCCGGGAACGGGGTGCTGGTCGCCATCGGCCTGTGCCTGCTGCTCGGCGCCTGCGGCAAGTCCGCGCAGCTGCCCCTGCAGGCGTGGCTGCTGGACGCCATGGAGGGCCCGACCCCGGTGTCGGCGCTCATCCACGCGGCGACCATGGTCACCGCGGGCGTCTACCTCATCGTCCGCGCCGGGCCGGTCTTCGAGGCCGCGCCCGCCGCGCAGACCACCGTCGCGGTGGTCGGGGCCGCCACCATGCTCGCCGGCGGGATCATCGCCTCGGCCAAGGACGACATCAAGAAGTCCCTGGCCGGCTCGACGATGAGCCAGATCGGCATGATGGTGCTGGCCGCCGGGCTCGGCCCGGTCGGGTACGTGGCCGCCATCGCCCACCTGATCACGCACGGCTTCTTCAAGGCCGGGCTGTTCCTGGGCGCCGGATCGGTCATGCACGCCATGGACGACGGGGTCGACATGCGCCGCTACGGCGGCCTGGCCCGGGTCATGCCGATCACCTTCGCCACCTTCGGACTGGGCTACCTCGCCATCATCGGCGTCCCGCTGCTGTCCGGCTGGTGGACCAAGGAGAGCATCATCACCGAGGCGTTCGGCGTCGGCGGCACCCAGGGCATGGTCCTGGGGTCGGCGGTCATCCTCGGCGCCGGGCTCACCGCCTTCTACATGTCCCGCATGTTCTTCATGACCTTCCTCGGCGAGAAGCGGTGGGACGAGGGCGTGCACCCGCACGAGTCGCCGGTGAGCATGACCGCCCCCATGGTCGTGCTGTCCATCGGCTCGGTGTTCCTGGGCGCGTTCCTGGTGTTCGGCGACCGGTTCGCGAACTTCCTGGCGCCCACCATCGGCGCCCACCCGCACCACTTCGACCTGGCCCACGCCTTCACCTCGCCCTACGGGCTGGCGGCGCTGGGCGTGCTGGTCCTCGGTGTGGCGGCGGCCTGGGCCGTGTACCTGCGCCGTCCGGTCGCGCGCACCGCTCCGAAGGGGAGCCCCGTCACCGTCGCCGCGAGCCGCGAACTGTACGGCAACGAGATCAACGAGGGGCTGTTCATGCGCCCCGGCCAGGTCCTCACCAAGGTGCTCTCCGACATCGAGGACAAGGTCATCGACGGGTTCGTCAACGGGCTCGGCGCGGGCGTGCGCGACTCCTCCCGCGGGCTCGGGCGGGCGCAGACCGGCTTCGCCCGGTCGTACGCGCTCACCATGCTCTTCGGCGCCGTGATCGTCGCCGCGACGCTGGTTGTGAGGTTGTAG
- the nuoK gene encoding NADH-quinone oxidoreductase subunit NuoK, with the protein MDPMNYIVLAALLFTIGAVGVLIRRNAIIVFMCVELMLNACNLAFVAFARMHGDIEGQVIAFFVMVVAAAEVVVGLAIIMQIFRTRRSASLDDANLLKH; encoded by the coding sequence ATGGACCCGATGAACTACATCGTCCTCGCGGCGCTGCTGTTCACCATCGGCGCGGTCGGCGTGCTCATCCGGCGCAACGCGATCATCGTCTTCATGTGCGTCGAGCTGATGCTCAACGCCTGCAACCTGGCGTTCGTCGCGTTCGCCCGCATGCACGGGGACATCGAAGGGCAGGTCATCGCCTTCTTCGTGATGGTCGTCGCCGCCGCCGAGGTGGTCGTCGGTCTCGCGATCATCATGCAGATCTTCCGAACCCGCAGGTCCGCGTCGCTGGACGACGCCAACCTGCTCAAGCACTAG
- a CDS encoding NADH-quinone oxidoreductase subunit J, which translates to MTPSALLASPLGPTHEVHLAAPIGGGEASAFWILGTVVLLGALGVVFSRKAVHSAMSMALTMVGLAIFYGINAAPFLMVVQIVVYTGAVLMLFLFVLMLIGVSSADSLKETLGGQRLLTAVVALCFVGALATGITRISVGDPVGLAAGTAAAGGSIPWIAGELLLRYVVAFEATAALLVTAVLGALVLAHTARTKKRRTQREISEDRIRGDHPTPLPGPGTYARHNAIDMPALLPDGQVARLSLNPVLTARDPEYQSRVPDDVRAGRPPLPGGGSDSAHSKEGEPTAGAEAHPHEAGAGDRAQENGDGQEVESTWTR; encoded by the coding sequence ATGACCCCCTCCGCCCTCCTCGCCTCCCCCCTCGGCCCGACGCACGAGGTCCACCTCGCCGCCCCCATCGGCGGCGGGGAGGCCTCGGCCTTCTGGATCCTGGGGACCGTGGTCCTGCTCGGCGCCCTGGGAGTGGTGTTCTCCCGCAAGGCCGTCCACTCGGCCATGTCCATGGCGCTGACCATGGTGGGCCTGGCGATCTTCTACGGGATCAACGCCGCGCCCTTCCTCATGGTCGTGCAGATCGTCGTCTACACCGGCGCGGTCCTCATGCTGTTCCTGTTCGTGCTGATGCTCATCGGCGTCAGCTCCGCGGACTCCCTCAAGGAGACCCTGGGCGGGCAGCGGCTGCTCACCGCCGTCGTCGCCCTGTGCTTCGTCGGCGCCCTGGCCACCGGCATCACCCGCATCTCCGTGGGCGACCCGGTCGGCCTGGCCGCCGGGACCGCGGCGGCGGGCGGCAGCATCCCCTGGATCGCCGGGGAGCTGCTGCTGCGCTACGTGGTCGCCTTCGAGGCCACCGCCGCGCTGCTGGTCACCGCGGTCCTGGGCGCCCTGGTGCTGGCCCACACCGCCCGCACCAAGAAGCGGCGCACCCAGCGGGAGATCTCCGAGGACCGCATCCGCGGCGACCACCCGACCCCGCTGCCCGGGCCCGGCACCTACGCCCGGCACAACGCGATCGACATGCCCGCGCTGCTGCCGGACGGCCAGGTCGCCCGGCTCTCGCTCAACCCGGTGCTCACCGCCCGCGACCCCGAGTACCAGTCGCGGGTGCCCGACGACGTCCGGGCGGGGCGCCCGCCGCTCCCCGGCGGGGGGTCGGACTCGGCCCACTCCAAGGAGGGCGAGCCCACCGCGGGGGCCGAGGCCCACCCGCACGAGGCGGGCGCCGGCGACCGGGCCCAGGAGAACGGCGACGGGCAGGAGGTGGAGTCGACATGGACCCGATGA
- the nuoI gene encoding NADH-quinone oxidoreductase subunit NuoI codes for MLDWLNPVKGFGVTFHTMFKKVPTVEYPEVKRPTAPRFHGRHQLNRWADGLEKCIGCELCAWACPADAIYVEAGDNTDDDRYSPGERYGRVYQINYLRCILCGLCVEACPTRALTMTNEYELADDSRQSLIWTKEQLLAPLKEGMEAPPHPMRLGESDLDYYATGRGQHGSQDGHHESTEAVR; via the coding sequence GTGCTTGATTGGCTCAATCCCGTCAAGGGTTTCGGCGTCACCTTCCACACCATGTTCAAGAAGGTGCCGACCGTCGAGTACCCGGAGGTCAAGCGCCCCACGGCGCCGCGCTTCCACGGACGGCACCAGCTGAACAGGTGGGCGGACGGGCTGGAGAAGTGCATCGGGTGCGAACTGTGCGCCTGGGCCTGTCCCGCCGACGCCATCTACGTCGAAGCCGGTGACAACACCGACGACGACCGCTACTCGCCCGGTGAGCGCTACGGGCGGGTCTACCAGATCAACTACCTGCGCTGCATCCTGTGCGGGCTGTGCGTGGAGGCGTGCCCGACGCGCGCCCTCACCATGACCAACGAGTACGAGCTCGCCGACGACAGCAGGCAGAGCCTGATCTGGACCAAGGAGCAGCTGCTCGCCCCCCTCAAGGAGGGCATGGAGGCGCCGCCGCACCCGATGCGCCTGGGCGAGAGCGACCTCGACTACTACGCCACCGGCCGCGGCCAGCACGGCTCCCAGGACGGGCACCACGAGAGCACGGAGGCGGTCCGATGA
- the nuoH gene encoding NADH-quinone oxidoreductase subunit NuoH — protein sequence MTPVATSVAHLASEETLSAFGNDPWWITTIKALAIFVFLMVCVLMMIMADRKVMGRMQQRHGPNRMGPWGLLQSLFDGIKLSLKEDLIPEGVDRFVYIAAPVIAAVPAFIAFSVIPIGPEVNLFGVVTPLQLTDLPIAALVVLATAALGVYGFVLGGWASQSPYALLGGLRASAQVISYEIAMGLSFVAVFIMSGTLTTSGIVEAQRGLWFAVLLLPSFLIYLVTMIGETNRLPFDLAEGEGEIVGGFMTEYGSMKFTMFFLAEYVNMCTVAAVSVTLFLGGWYAPFGIGTAFPGANEGWWPALWWLLKFVGVMFLFIWARGSLPRVRYDQLMQFGWKVLIPIQLVWITAVAVVRMLVLDGASPVVIGSVVAAFTLATLVAFYAWLRSARRERAEEAAQRAENARRAHEDSAFGGFPVPPSTAPHYGSSVLAEPPRTAPAAAGRSVKQKGEVTGA from the coding sequence GTGACCCCCGTCGCCACCAGCGTGGCGCACCTGGCGTCGGAGGAGACGCTCAGCGCCTTCGGCAACGACCCGTGGTGGATCACCACCATCAAGGCGCTCGCCATCTTCGTCTTCCTGATGGTGTGCGTCCTGATGATGATCATGGCCGACCGCAAGGTCATGGGCCGGATGCAGCAGCGGCACGGACCCAACCGGATGGGCCCCTGGGGCCTGCTCCAGTCCCTGTTCGACGGGATCAAGCTCTCCCTCAAGGAGGACCTGATCCCCGAGGGGGTCGACCGGTTCGTCTACATCGCCGCCCCGGTGATCGCCGCCGTCCCCGCGTTCATCGCCTTCTCGGTCATCCCGATCGGGCCCGAGGTGAACCTGTTCGGGGTCGTCACCCCGCTCCAGCTCACCGACCTGCCCATCGCGGCCCTGGTGGTCCTGGCCACCGCGGCCCTGGGGGTGTACGGGTTCGTGCTCGGCGGCTGGGCGTCCCAGTCGCCCTACGCCCTGCTCGGCGGCCTGCGCGCGTCCGCCCAGGTGATCAGCTACGAGATCGCGATGGGCCTGTCGTTCGTCGCGGTCTTCATCATGTCGGGCACGCTCACCACGTCCGGGATCGTCGAGGCCCAGCGCGGGCTGTGGTTCGCGGTGCTGCTGCTGCCGTCGTTCCTGATCTACCTGGTCACCATGATCGGCGAGACCAACCGGCTCCCGTTCGACCTGGCCGAGGGCGAGGGCGAGATCGTCGGCGGCTTCATGACCGAGTACGGGTCCATGAAGTTCACGATGTTCTTCCTCGCCGAGTACGTGAACATGTGCACGGTCGCCGCCGTGTCCGTCACGCTCTTCCTCGGCGGCTGGTACGCCCCCTTCGGGATCGGCACCGCCTTCCCCGGGGCCAACGAGGGCTGGTGGCCCGCCCTGTGGTGGCTGCTCAAGTTCGTCGGCGTCATGTTCCTGTTCATCTGGGCGCGCGGCAGCCTGCCCCGGGTCCGGTACGACCAGCTCATGCAGTTCGGCTGGAAGGTCCTCATCCCCATCCAGCTGGTGTGGATCACCGCCGTCGCGGTCGTGCGGATGCTCGTCCTGGACGGCGCCTCCCCGGTCGTCATCGGCTCGGTCGTCGCCGCGTTCACCCTCGCCACCCTCGTCGCGTTCTACGCCTGGCTCCGGTCGGCGCGCCGCGAACGCGCCGAGGAGGCGGCCCAGCGCGCCGAGAACGCCCGCCGCGCACACGAGGACTCCGCCTTCGGCGGGTTCCCGGTGCCACCGAGCACCGCACCGCACTACGGGAGCAGCGTGCTCGCCGAACCGCCGCGGACGGCCCCGGCCGCCGCGGGCCGCAGCGTCAAGCAGAAGGGGGAGGTCACCGGTGCTTGA
- a CDS encoding NADH-quinone oxidoreductase subunit G: MTVTTNTPGGAAPAPPPEDLVTVTIDGFRIQVPKGTLLIRAAELLGIQIPRFCDHPLLDPVGACRQCLVEIPDMGNGRGMPKPQASCTITVMEGMVVNTHLTSPVAEKAQRGIMEFLLINHPLDCPVCDKGGECPLQNQAMSTGRGESRFIDVKRTFPKPIPLSSQVLLDRERCIQCARCTRFAAQIAGDPLIELMERGAKEQVGIAGGEPFNSYFSGNTVQICPVGALTGSAYRFRSRPFDLVSTPSVCEHCSGGCAQRTDHRRGKVTRRLAGDDPQVNEEWNCDKGRWAFTYATQSDRLTRPLVRDEDSRALEFASWPEAVSIAGRRLAAARGRVGVLTGGRLTYEDAYAYAKFARVALGTNDVDMRARAHSREEADFLAARVAGTPIDVDFTGLEKAPAVLLAGFEPEDESPSTFLRLRKAHRKRGLKLYSVAGHASLGLTKAGGTLIGAVPGDEARVLNALEDTAPEAAEALGAQGAVIVVGERLAAVPGALTAAAALADRTGARLVWIPRRAGERGAVDAGALPGLLPGGRPVSDASARAEVARAWNVGTLPPEPGRDTAAIIEAAARGELDALVVAGVELDDLPDPEAARAALARVPFIVSLELRSSEVTDRADVVFPVAAVAEKSGTFVNWEGRHRPFGDALKVPGALSDLRVLSAIADEMDVHLGLPDAASAYRELLELGLWAGERAAAPAVRPVPVPEPRPGEALLSTWRQLLGTGRMEDGEPFLAGTARPARAYLSQATADEVGVPDGGSLRVTGTRGSVTVPVVVTDIADRVVWLPANARGCDIRRDLGSGAGETVLLSAPSTAGRHQ, encoded by the coding sequence GTGACCGTCACCACCAACACGCCGGGCGGAGCGGCCCCCGCGCCCCCGCCCGAGGACCTGGTCACCGTCACCATCGACGGTTTCCGCATCCAGGTGCCCAAGGGCACGCTGCTCATCCGCGCCGCCGAACTGCTCGGGATCCAGATCCCGCGCTTCTGCGACCACCCGCTCCTGGACCCGGTCGGGGCCTGCCGCCAGTGCCTGGTGGAGATCCCCGACATGGGCAACGGGCGCGGCATGCCCAAACCGCAGGCGTCCTGCACCATCACCGTGATGGAGGGGATGGTGGTCAACACCCACCTCACCTCCCCGGTGGCGGAGAAGGCCCAGCGCGGCATCATGGAGTTCCTGCTCATCAACCACCCGCTGGACTGCCCGGTCTGCGACAAGGGCGGCGAGTGCCCCCTGCAGAACCAGGCGATGTCCACCGGCCGGGGCGAGAGCCGGTTCATCGACGTCAAGCGGACCTTCCCCAAGCCGATCCCGCTGTCCAGCCAGGTGCTGCTCGACCGGGAGCGCTGCATCCAGTGCGCCCGCTGCACCCGGTTCGCGGCGCAGATCGCAGGCGACCCGCTCATCGAGCTGATGGAGCGCGGCGCCAAGGAGCAGGTCGGGATCGCCGGCGGCGAGCCGTTCAACTCCTACTTCTCCGGCAACACCGTGCAGATCTGCCCGGTGGGCGCCCTCACCGGGTCGGCCTACCGGTTCCGGTCCCGCCCCTTCGACCTGGTCTCCACCCCCAGCGTCTGCGAACACTGCTCCGGCGGCTGCGCCCAGCGCACCGACCACCGGCGCGGCAAGGTCACCCGCCGCCTGGCCGGCGACGACCCGCAGGTGAACGAGGAGTGGAACTGCGACAAGGGCCGGTGGGCGTTCACCTACGCCACCCAGAGCGACCGGCTCACCCGGCCCCTGGTGCGCGACGAGGACTCCCGGGCCCTGGAGTTCGCCTCCTGGCCGGAGGCCGTCTCCATCGCGGGCCGCCGCCTGGCCGCCGCCCGCGGCCGGGTCGGCGTCCTGACCGGCGGGCGCCTCACCTACGAGGACGCCTACGCCTACGCCAAGTTCGCGCGGGTCGCCCTGGGCACCAACGACGTGGACATGCGGGCCCGCGCCCACTCGCGGGAGGAGGCCGACTTCCTGGCGGCCCGTGTCGCCGGGACCCCGATCGACGTGGACTTCACCGGCCTGGAGAAGGCCCCGGCCGTGCTCCTGGCCGGGTTCGAGCCCGAGGACGAGTCGCCCTCCACGTTCCTGCGGCTGCGCAAGGCCCACCGCAAGCGCGGGCTGAAGCTGTACTCCGTCGCCGGCCATGCCAGCCTCGGCCTCACCAAGGCGGGCGGCACGCTGATCGGCGCCGTTCCGGGAGACGAGGCCCGCGTCCTCAACGCCCTGGAGGACACCGCCCCCGAGGCCGCCGAGGCCCTGGGCGCGCAGGGCGCGGTCATCGTCGTCGGGGAGCGGCTGGCCGCCGTCCCCGGCGCGCTCACCGCCGCCGCGGCGCTGGCCGACCGCACCGGCGCCCGCCTGGTGTGGATCCCGCGCCGGGCCGGGGAGCGCGGCGCCGTCGACGCCGGGGCCCTGCCCGGGCTGCTGCCCGGCGGCCGGCCCGTCTCGGACGCCTCGGCCCGCGCCGAGGTCGCCCGCGCCTGGAACGTCGGCACGCTGCCGCCGGAGCCGGGCCGCGACACCGCCGCCATCATCGAGGCCGCCGCCCGCGGCGAGCTCGACGCCCTGGTCGTCGCCGGGGTCGAGCTCGACGACCTGCCCGACCCCGAGGCCGCCCGCGCGGCCCTGGCCCGGGTGCCGTTCATCGTCAGCCTCGAACTGCGGTCGAGCGAGGTCACCGACCGCGCCGACGTGGTCTTCCCCGTCGCCGCCGTCGCCGAGAAGTCCGGCACCTTCGTCAACTGGGAGGGCCGCCACCGGCCCTTCGGCGACGCGCTCAAGGTCCCCGGAGCCCTCTCCGACCTGCGGGTCCTGTCCGCGATCGCGGACGAGATGGACGTCCACCTGGGGCTGCCCGACGCCGCCTCCGCCTACCGCGAGCTGCTGGAGCTGGGCCTGTGGGCGGGGGAGCGGGCCGCGGCCCCGGCCGTCCGCCCGGTCCCCGTCCCCGAGCCCCGCCCCGGCGAGGCCCTGCTGTCCACCTGGCGCCAGCTCCTGGGCACCGGGCGGATGGAGGACGGCGAGCCGTTCCTGGCCGGGACGGCCCGGCCGGCCCGCGCCTACCTGTCCCAGGCCACGGCCGACGAGGTCGGGGTGCCCGACGGCGGATCGCTCCGCGTCACCGGCACCCGGGGCTCGGTCACCGTTCCCGTGGTCGTCACCGACATCGCCGACCGGGTCGTCTGGCTCCCGGCCAACGCCAGGGGCTGCGACATCCGTCGCGATCTGGGCAGCGGCGCGGGCGAGACGGTCCTGCTGTCGGCGCCGAGCACCGCCGGGAGGCACCAGTGA
- the nuoF gene encoding NADH-quinone oxidoreductase subunit NuoF: MTTLTPVLSHNWDRPDSFTLEGYRADGGYQALRRALAMEPEALVDLVKQSGLRGRGGAGFPTGMKWGFLPADNPNPRYLVVNADESEPGTCKDIPLMLANPHSLVEGVAIASYAIKSSQAFIYVRGEVVHVIRRLRRAVADAYAAGLLGKDILGTGFDLDVVVHAGAGAYICGEETALLDSLEGYRGQPRLKPPFPAVAGLYASPTVVNNVESIASVPSIVLGGAEWFTSMGTEKSAGFGFFSLSGHVTRPGQYEAPLGITLRELLDMAGGIRAGHRLKFWTPGGSSTPIFTEEHLDTPLDFESVGAAGSMLGTRALQIFDETTCVVRAVGRWIAFYAHESCGKCTPCREGNYWMVQVLDRLERGQGTEADLDKLLDICDNLLGRSFCALGDGATSPVMSSIKHFRQEYIDHVEQGGCPFDHSRSTLWADRPTTTGGNP; the protein is encoded by the coding sequence GTGACCACCCTGACCCCGGTCCTGTCCCACAACTGGGACCGACCCGACTCCTTCACCCTGGAGGGCTACCGGGCCGACGGCGGCTACCAGGCCCTGCGCAGGGCGCTGGCCATGGAGCCCGAGGCCCTCGTCGACCTGGTCAAGCAGTCGGGCCTGCGCGGGCGCGGCGGCGCCGGGTTCCCCACCGGCATGAAGTGGGGCTTCCTCCCGGCCGACAACCCCAACCCGCGCTACCTCGTCGTCAACGCCGACGAGTCCGAGCCCGGGACCTGCAAGGACATCCCGCTCATGCTCGCCAACCCGCACTCCCTCGTGGAGGGCGTGGCGATCGCCTCCTACGCGATCAAGTCGAGCCAGGCGTTCATCTACGTGCGCGGCGAGGTCGTCCACGTCATCCGCCGCCTGCGCAGGGCCGTCGCCGACGCCTACGCCGCCGGGCTGCTGGGCAAGGACATCCTCGGCACCGGCTTCGACCTCGACGTGGTCGTCCACGCCGGGGCCGGCGCCTACATCTGCGGCGAGGAGACCGCCCTGCTGGACTCCCTGGAGGGCTACCGGGGCCAGCCCCGGCTCAAGCCGCCGTTCCCCGCGGTCGCCGGGCTCTACGCCTCGCCGACCGTGGTGAACAACGTCGAGTCCATCGCCAGCGTCCCCAGCATCGTCCTGGGCGGCGCCGAGTGGTTCACCTCGATGGGCACCGAGAAGTCCGCCGGGTTCGGGTTCTTCTCCCTGTCCGGGCACGTCACCCGGCCGGGTCAGTACGAGGCCCCGCTCGGCATCACCCTGCGCGAACTGCTCGACATGGCGGGCGGGATCCGCGCGGGCCACCGCCTCAAGTTCTGGACGCCCGGGGGCTCCTCCACGCCGATCTTCACCGAGGAGCACCTGGACACCCCGCTCGACTTCGAGTCGGTGGGCGCCGCCGGCTCCATGCTCGGCACCCGGGCACTCCAGATCTTCGACGAGACCACCTGCGTGGTCCGCGCCGTCGGCCGCTGGATCGCCTTCTACGCCCACGAGTCCTGCGGCAAGTGCACACCCTGCCGCGAGGGCAACTACTGGATGGTCCAGGTGCTGGACCGCCTGGAGCGCGGCCAGGGCACCGAGGCCGACCTCGACAAGCTCCTGGACATCTGCGACAACCTGCTCGGCCGGTCGTTCTGCGCCCTGGGCGACGGTGCGACCAGCCCGGTCATGTCGTCGATCAAGCACTTCCGCCAGGAGTACATCGACCACGTCGAGCAGGGCGGCTGCCCCTTCGACCACTCCAGGTCCACCCTGTGGGCGGACCGCCCGACCACGACGGGAGGGAACCCGTGA